TGAGCCAATTGGTTGCCCCGGCGTGGAGGACGCCGTGACTCCATCCCTGGAGGCTTCATGGCGCCATCCCTGGCGCCAAGACCTCCACACTCGGGGCAGCCAATTGGCCTCAGGGGAAGGTTTCAGGGGCTCCTTGGTCTATCCCAATTTGGGTATAAAGATATGCTTTTCCTAGAGTGAATATTAGGCTAAAGTGCTATCAGGGAGTGTTTTAATGATAAATATCAATAATACAGGAGGGGAGTGGCGTTTATGTTTAATAAGTTGCGATTTGGCTTAAGTTTAGGAGCAGCCGGTGGGGCAGCAGTGCTGCTCGCCTGGAGTGCAGTAGGCGCGGCCGAGTCAGGGCAGGCTGATCAAGGTGGTGAGATTACGCGAGCGCAGATGATCGCCTATAGCTGTTTTTCTTGCCACGATCGCACCGGTGAGGGGATAAAAAGCATGCCTCCGATCAGCGGTTTTAGTGAGGAGCAGATGGCCGCCATGCTCAAGGATTTTAAAGACAATGGCGACGGAGTTACGGTCATGGACCGCCATGCGACTGGCTATAGCGATGAGGACATCCGTGAGGTGGCCGCATATTTAGCGAACATGGAGTGGCCAGGGGAGGTCGATGATGAGTAATCGTGCGCTTTCCCGCCGTGATTTTATTAAGCTGGCCGGCGCCGGGGGGATAACGGCTGCTGCGGGCATGGCTGGTTGTGCTGCGCCTAAACCTAGCAGGAGTGGTGACGCCGCGCGCGTTGTAGTTGTTGGCGGTGGCCCGGGGGGTGCTTCGGCAGCAAAATACCTCAAGCTCTATGAGCCCAACCTGGAGGTTACCCTAATTGAACCGAAGCGGGCCTACTATACTTGCTTCGGGGGAAATTGGTATCTGGGCGGTTTCCGTGATCTTGAAACCCTGCGTCACGACTACCGCGCCTTGGAGTACCGCCACGGCGTGCAGGTCATCCACGATAAGGCAATCGATCTCGATGCCCCTGGGTATCAGGTAAAAACAGAGAACAGCGGCGATATTTCCTACGATAAATTGGTTGTCGCTCCAGGCATTGACTTCGATTATGGCGATATTGAAGGCCTTAGTTCTGCTGACGTAGAGGCTATCCCGCACGCCTGGGAAGGCGGTAAGCAGTACGCTGTTTTGCGCTCGCAGTTACTGGAGATGGAGGATGGCGGGACATTCATTCTATGCGCGCCGCCCGATCCATTCCGTTGCCCTCCCGGTCCCTACGAGCGGGCTAGCCTAGTAGCCCATTACCTTAAGGAGAACAAACCTAAATCGAAAATCTTGGTCCTTGATGAAAAGGATTCCTTCTCTAAGCAGGGTCTGTTCGAAGAGGCCTGGAAGGAGCTATATGGCGATATGATCGAATGGGTACCGGCTGAAGAGGGAGGGTCCTTGTCCCGTGTCTCTGTGAGTGAGCGCAAGGTCTTCACTGATGGCGGTGAACAGGAGCATAAGGGTGATGTAATCAATGTTGTGCCGCCGCAGAAGGCCGGTCGCATAGCTCAGCAGATGGGCCTGACAGATGCAGATGGCTGGTGCCCTATTGATCAAGTCACCTTTGAGTCGAAGATCCATGACGATGTCTATGTTATAGGTGATGCTTGTGTCGCCGACCCGATGCCTAAGTCCGGCCACGTAGCCAATAACCATGCCAAAGTTGTGGCGGTGTCGATTATCAATTCGCTCATGGGTCGTGAACAGATGGAGCCGACGACGGTAAACACCTGTTACAGCCTTGCAGCACCCGATTGGGGCTTCACTGTGGCCCATGTCTTTGAGCACAGGGATGGCGAGATACATTCTGTGGAAGGGGCTGGCGGACTAAGTCCTGCTGACGAGTCGCGTGGCTTCCGTGCCCGTGAGGCTGATTTCGCTCCAGCCTGGTATGCGGCTATAACGAAAGATATCTTCCGTTAGAGGCGCCGCTTAGGAGCCTCTGCAATGTGCTCCCCGCTGGGGGGCTCTGGCTGCCGCGAAGTGGACGGCGCCGTGAATTCAACCCTTGAGGTTTCATGGCGCCGTCCCTGGCGATAAGACCTCCGCACCGAGGCGGCTAGGCTTAGTGGGGATCTTCTAGAGGTTCCTTATCGTTGCTCTTTCCCGATCTCGTGATTCTTGCTAACTTGATACAGCACTACACGGTGCAGCCTAAACTGACAACGGGAGAGCCATATGTTCGTCTTCACCTTGGCCATTATCATCATGGCTGCGCTGGCCCTGCTTAGCGGCATAGCTATTTTGTTTTACTCACGCTCGGGCAACTCCACCTCCTCTGGCCGCGAGTTCTCGATGGCGGTT
This Halorhodospira halochloris DNA region includes the following protein-coding sequences:
- a CDS encoding c-type cytochrome, translating into MFNKLRFGLSLGAAGGAAVLLAWSAVGAAESGQADQGGEITRAQMIAYSCFSCHDRTGEGIKSMPPISGFSEEQMAAMLKDFKDNGDGVTVMDRHATGYSDEDIREVAAYLANMEWPGEVDDE
- a CDS encoding NAD(P)/FAD-dependent oxidoreductase, with the translated sequence MSNRALSRRDFIKLAGAGGITAAAGMAGCAAPKPSRSGDAARVVVVGGGPGGASAAKYLKLYEPNLEVTLIEPKRAYYTCFGGNWYLGGFRDLETLRHDYRALEYRHGVQVIHDKAIDLDAPGYQVKTENSGDISYDKLVVAPGIDFDYGDIEGLSSADVEAIPHAWEGGKQYAVLRSQLLEMEDGGTFILCAPPDPFRCPPGPYERASLVAHYLKENKPKSKILVLDEKDSFSKQGLFEEAWKELYGDMIEWVPAEEGGSLSRVSVSERKVFTDGGEQEHKGDVINVVPPQKAGRIAQQMGLTDADGWCPIDQVTFESKIHDDVYVIGDACVADPMPKSGHVANNHAKVVAVSIINSLMGREQMEPTTVNTCYSLAAPDWGFTVAHVFEHRDGEIHSVEGAGGLSPADESRGFRAREADFAPAWYAAITKDIFR